From the genome of bacterium:
GGTTCGACAACGACCTCATCGCGACGGTCGAGCTGGCGCGCTGCCTGCCTCCGTCGGTTCCGGCGTCGGCCGACGGCGAGGTCGAGATCGAGGTGATCGGCGGGCGGCAGGCGATCCGGCTGCAGCCGAGCGCGACCGCGGTGAGCGTGTACGGTCGCGGCGCGACGCTGCGGCCCTGGCTGGACGCGCCGGTGATCTCGATGGTAGAGACCCTCGCTGCGGCGGCCGGCACCGATGCGGGCGCCGATCGCGTTCGCGCGGACGGCGTCGCGACCGTCCGCCGCACGGTGGAGCTCATGGAAGCCATTCGCGCCGCGGCCTCGCGGTCCGCGCGCGGCGGCTGACGGCGATCGGCGGCGAACCCGGCCGCCGGCCCGCGCCGTAGGAAGCTCCTGGGGGGTGAGCGGCGATGCGCATCGCATACATCGGCCCGCAGGGCCGGAATTCGGTCTTGCAGGGGTGGGCCAGTCCGGGCGTCGTGGTCGAGACCCGCAGCGCGAACTTCAACGGCGTGATTGAGTCACAGTACGACGAGTATCTGTATGTGCCGCGACTGCTCGAGGCCGTGGAGCAGATCGAGGGGGACGGGTTCGACGCGGCGCTCGTCGGCTGTTTCGGCGACCCGGGGCTCGACGGGGTAAGGGAACTCGCGCGGATGCCGGTGGTGGGTCCGGCCGAGGCATCGCTGCACGTCGCCGCGATGCTGGCCGACCGATTCGGGATCATCACCGCGACGCCCGAGATCCGGTCGCCGCTTTACCGGCTGGCGGAGCGGTATCACGTGGACCGGCAGCTCACCGGTGTGACGGACATCGGGTGCCCTATCCTGGACATCCGGCGGGATCCGGACGCCCACTACCCGGTGCTCGTCGAGGTGGCGCGGCGCATGCTGCGGGAGCAGGGCGCGCAGGCGCTCGTCCTCGGCTGCGGCAGCATGGCCTTCTACGCCGACCGGCTCGCCGGAGACACCGGCGTGCCCTGCGTCAACCCGCTGCGCGTCGGGTTGAAGATGTGCGAGCTCCTTGCCGGCGCCGGCCTCACGCACTCGAAACTGACCTATCCGTATCCGTCGAGCCGGCGAACGCCGGCGGAGCCGCACGCCGTCGCGAGGTGAGCGCCGTGCGGACGCGCTCGTGGGCGTGAAGGAGTACGCGCGCGACGGGTCGGAATTGTCGAACGCGATCCGCCAGACGGGATCGGCCCGGGGGAGGGAAACCGGGCGGCAGCTATCCTAGGGTAGGGAGGACGCCATGCGAGCACGGGTAGTGAAAGTAGCTCTTGCGGCCGCTGCGATCGCGGCGATGTTCGTCGGAGCGGCGCCCGGCACGAACGCACAGGCCAGCCGTCAGGTGCGCGAGCTGGTCCTGGTCACGTGGCCGCAGGCCGCCGATCCGCAGCAGTACGAAGCGGCGCGCATCGCGGCCGAGGGGATGCGCAAGCTCGGGCTCAAAGTCACGGTGCGCCCGATGCCATGGGAGCAACTGGCCGACTACGTCTGGTACAACCGCGAGAAGTGGGACATGACGACGTGGCAGATGGTCGGTCGCCCCGAACGGTCCGATCCGGACGAGATCCTCGTCAACCTGTTCTCGTCCGGCACCGCGAAGGACGGCTACAACTTCGTCGGGTTCCTCGATCCGTCCTACGACAAGATCGCGGAGGAGCAGCGCTCGGCGACCGACCCGGCCGCCCGGCGGCGGCTGGTCTACGAAGCCCAGCAGATGCTGGCGCAGCAGCAGCCGTACACCCTGCTTGTGAACCCGAAGTCCATCTATGCCTACAACAGCCAGGTGTGGGACTCGAAGACGATCGTGGAGCAGAAGGGCATCGGCATCAAGAACTTCTGGACGTTCATTCAGGCGACGCCGAAGGGCGCGCAAAAAGACATGATCCTGAACGCCCAGGACCCGGTGCAGGCGATCAACCCGCTGTACATCAGCGGCAAGGTCGATTCGTGGATCACCGAGCTGATCTGGGACCGGCTCGTCCGAATCGGGCCCGACGGCCTCCCGCAGCCCTGGGCGGCCAGCGCGTACAAGTGGGTCAGCCCGACCGTCCTCGACGTGACGCTCCGGCCGGGCATGAAGTGGCACGACGGCCAGCCGGTGACGGCGGACGACGTCATCTTTTCGTTCACGGCGCCCCAGGGCGACAAGGTGCCGATGTACCGGCCGTTCGTCGCCAACATCGAGAGCATCAAGACGCTCAGCGCGACGGCGCTGCGGTTCACGCTGAAGAAGCCGCAGGCCGCGTTCCTCACCTCGACGCTCGGCAAGGTGAACCTGGTGCCGAAGCATGTGTGGGCGCCGATGCTGCAGTCGCTCCAGGGCAAGAAAGAGAACGCCGAAACGCTCCAGGAGAAGGCGCCGATCGGCTCGGGTCCGTTCAAATTCGTGAGCTGGACGCGCGGGCAGGAGGTCGTGCTAGAGGCGAACCCGCAGCACTGGGCCGCCCCGAAGATGCACCGCTGGATCCTCCGCACCGTGGCGAACGTTGAAGCGTCGCTCGGCGGGCTGCGCAACGGCGAGATCAACTTCCTCTCCGACTACCTCGGCGATCCGGAGGTTCTGGCGCGCCTGAGCCGTCAGGATCCGCGCATCACGGTTGTCGCGTCGACCGACATCGGCTTCCAGTTCATCGGATACAACGAGCGCCGGCCGCCGTTCAACGACCCGGCGTTCCGCAAGGCGCTCGGCATGGCGATCGACCGGACCATGATTCGGCTGGTGGCCTACAAGGGCTACGGCGTGGTCGCCGACTCGCCGGTCAGCAAGGCGCTCGAGTACTGGCATGCTCCGAACCTGCCGGACTTGACATACAACGTGAAAGCGGCCCGCGATCTCCTCAAGGGGGCCGGCTACGACTGGGACAGTCAGGGGCGGCTGTTGTATCCATCGAACGCGACGGAGACGCTCCAGGTCGCGCGGTAGGGCGCGCGGCACAGCGCCGGGGTCCGGCGGGTCTCGCGCCGCCGGCCCCCCGTGTGCCGCCTAGACTCGCCGGGGGGCGGCACCGATGAGACGTACGTCGTCGCGCTGGATTCTGCAGCGCCTCGCGCAGATGGCGCTCGTGCTGTGGGTCATCGCGACGATCCTGTTCTTCATCTTCCGGCTGATGCCGGGCAACCCGCTCGTCGCGTACCTCGATCCGAATTTCACGGCCGAGCAACAGCGGGCACTCATCCACGAGTTCGGCCTCGATCTGCCGCTGTGGCAGCAGTATCTCGTATACTTGAAGGCGTCCGCGACCGGGCACATGGGGCAGTCGTTCTTCTATCACGCTCCGGTGGGGCAGCTGGTCTGGGAGACGCTGCCGAACACGCTCATCCTCACCCTGGGCGCGGTGATTTTGGCGTATCTTTTCGGCGCCGCCGCCGGCGCGTTCTTGGCGTGGAAGCGCGGGACGGCCGTGGAGGGCGCCGGGATCCCGCTCGTGCTGGCGGCGCGCGCGGCGCCGGAGTTCTGGGTCGGCATGATCCTGCTGGCCGCCTTCTCCTTCTCCAATCACTGGTTCCCGTCGTCGGGCACGGCGAGCCCCGGCGTCCAGTACACGTCCGTCTGGCAGCAACTGACGAGCGTCGACTTCCTGCACCACCTCGTCCTGCCGCTCGTCACGTTCGTGTTGTACCTGCAGGGACTGCCGCTCCTGCTCATGCGCAGCAGCATGCTCGACGTGATGGAGGAGGAGTTCGTCGTGATGGCGCGGATGAAGGGCCTGCCCGAACGGCGGATCCTCCTGCGCCACGCCGCCCGCAACGCGCTGCTGCCGGTGGCGACCGCGTTTGCGCTCGTCGTCGGCTACAGCCTCGGGGGCGACGTCGTCATCGAAAACGTCTTCAGCTGGCCCGGGCTGGGCCGGCTACTCGTGAAGGCCGTCGCGTCCAAGGACTACCCGCTCGCCCAGGGCGCGTTCTTGCTGATCGCGGCGCTCGCGATCTCGATGAACCTGCTGGCCGATCTCGTTTACGGCTGGCTCGATCCCCGCGTCTCGTATGCGAAACGTTAGCGTCGAGGCGCTGCCGCGTCCGCGGGCGGCCGGGGCGCCGGCCTGGCGCCGCGCGCTGCGCGCGGCCGGCGGGGTGCTCTCGCACGACCGCTTCGCCGCCGCGGGCATCGGCATCTACCTGCTGTTCATCGCGGTGGCGCTGCTGGCGCCGTGGATCGCCCCGTACGATCCGCAGCAGACCATCGTGCGGGGCGACACGCTCATGGCCGGACGGCCGCCGGGCCGCGACTTTCTGCTGGGCACGACAAACGTCGGTCGCGACATCTTCTCGCAGCTGATCTACGGCGCGCGTCCGGCGCTGACGGTCGGGTTCGCCGCCGCCGTTGCCGTGACGCTGCTGGGGACGGCGGTCGGCATCGTCGCGGGCTACTCGGGCGGCTGGATCGATGGGGTGCTGATGCGCCTCGCCGACGTCGCCTTCGGCATTCCGTTCCTGCCGCTCGTGATCGTGCTCGTGGCCTTTCTGGGGCCGAGCCTCTGGAACATCGTCTTCACCATGGCGCTGCTGCTGTGGAAGGACACCGCGCGCGTCGTCCGCGCGCAGGTGCTCTCGCTGCGGGAGCGGGGCTTCGTCGATGCGGCGCGGGTGCTCGGGGCGTCCCCGGTCCGGATCATGCTGGAGCACATCGCGCCCAACGTTCTCCCGATCGCGCTGCTCTACGGCTCGCTGGCGGTGGGCTGGGGAATCCTGACCGAGGCCGCCGTGAGTTTCCTCGGGTTCGGGGACTCCACCCAGATCTCGTGGGGCTTCATGCTGCAGGACGCCTACGTATCCCAGGCGCTCAGCAGCGGCGCGTTCAACTGGTTCGTGCCGCCGGGCGTCTGTATCATGCTCGTGGTGATGGCAGGCTACTTCATCAGCCGCGGCTACGAAGAACTGCTGTTCCCGCGCCTGCGGAGGCAGTAGGCCGGTGGCGCTGCTCGCGATCCAGGACCTGACGGTCGAGTACCGGCTGCGGCGCGGGATGCGCCGCGCGGTGGACGGTGTCACGCTGGAGGTGCGCTCCGGAGAGATCCTCGGCCTCGTGGGGGAGAGCGGCTGCGGCAAGACGACGCTCGGCCGCGCGATCATCCGCGTGCTGCCGCGCAACGCCCGGATCGCGGGCGGCCGCCTGCTCTTCGAGAACGTGGACCTCGCCGCGCTCGGAGAGACGGAGATGCGCGAGTACCGGTGGCGCAAGATCGCGATGGTGCCGCAGGCGTCCATGGACTCGCTGGATCCCGTGTACCGGCTGGGCGACCAGTTCGTCGAGGTGCTGACGGTCACCGGCGGCGTCCCGCGCGCCGCGGCGCGGGAGCGCGCCGCGGCGTTGTGCGACCACGTCGGGCTGGACCGGCGGCGGCTCGCGAGCTTCCCGCACGAACTCTCCGGCGGGATGCGGCAGCGGGCCGCCATCGCGATGGCCCTCGCCCTGCACCCGCGGCTCGTGCTCGCCGACGAACCGGTGACGGCGCTCGACGTGGTGGTGCAGCACCATGTATTGAGGCGACTGCGCGGGTTGACCGGCGAACTCGGGTTGAGTGTCGTGCTGATCACCCACGACATCTCGGTGATCGCCCAGACCTGCGACCGCATGGCCGTCATGTACGCGGGCACGATCGTCGAACTCGGCGCGACGGCCGACGTATTCGCGGGTCCGATACATCCCTACACGATGGGCCTGCAGAACTCGTTCCCGAACCTCGTGCGGCCGCAGGATACGCTCATCCCGATCGAGGGCAGTCCTCCGGATTTGATCGATCCGCCGCCGGGCTGTCGGTTTGCGCCGCGCTGCCCCTTCGCCGTCGACCGCTGCCGCGTGGA
Proteins encoded in this window:
- a CDS encoding aspartate/glutamate racemase family protein, with the protein product MRIAYIGPQGRNSVLQGWASPGVVVETRSANFNGVIESQYDEYLYVPRLLEAVEQIEGDGFDAALVGCFGDPGLDGVRELARMPVVGPAEASLHVAAMLADRFGIITATPEIRSPLYRLAERYHVDRQLTGVTDIGCPILDIRRDPDAHYPVLVEVARRMLREQGAQALVLGCGSMAFYADRLAGDTGVPCVNPLRVGLKMCELLAGAGLTHSKLTYPYPSSRRTPAEPHAVAR
- a CDS encoding ABC transporter substrate-binding protein, whose amino-acid sequence is MRARVVKVALAAAAIAAMFVGAAPGTNAQASRQVRELVLVTWPQAADPQQYEAARIAAEGMRKLGLKVTVRPMPWEQLADYVWYNREKWDMTTWQMVGRPERSDPDEILVNLFSSGTAKDGYNFVGFLDPSYDKIAEEQRSATDPAARRRLVYEAQQMLAQQQPYTLLVNPKSIYAYNSQVWDSKTIVEQKGIGIKNFWTFIQATPKGAQKDMILNAQDPVQAINPLYISGKVDSWITELIWDRLVRIGPDGLPQPWAASAYKWVSPTVLDVTLRPGMKWHDGQPVTADDVIFSFTAPQGDKVPMYRPFVANIESIKTLSATALRFTLKKPQAAFLTSTLGKVNLVPKHVWAPMLQSLQGKKENAETLQEKAPIGSGPFKFVSWTRGQEVVLEANPQHWAAPKMHRWILRTVANVEASLGGLRNGEINFLSDYLGDPEVLARLSRQDPRITVVASTDIGFQFIGYNERRPPFNDPAFRKALGMAIDRTMIRLVAYKGYGVVADSPVSKALEYWHAPNLPDLTYNVKAARDLLKGAGYDWDSQGRLLYPSNATETLQVAR
- a CDS encoding ABC transporter permease, with product MRRTSSRWILQRLAQMALVLWVIATILFFIFRLMPGNPLVAYLDPNFTAEQQRALIHEFGLDLPLWQQYLVYLKASATGHMGQSFFYHAPVGQLVWETLPNTLILTLGAVILAYLFGAAAGAFLAWKRGTAVEGAGIPLVLAARAAPEFWVGMILLAAFSFSNHWFPSSGTASPGVQYTSVWQQLTSVDFLHHLVLPLVTFVLYLQGLPLLLMRSSMLDVMEEEFVVMARMKGLPERRILLRHAARNALLPVATAFALVVGYSLGGDVVIENVFSWPGLGRLLVKAVASKDYPLAQGAFLLIAALAISMNLLADLVYGWLDPRVSYAKR
- a CDS encoding ABC transporter permease — translated: MRNVSVEALPRPRAAGAPAWRRALRAAGGVLSHDRFAAAGIGIYLLFIAVALLAPWIAPYDPQQTIVRGDTLMAGRPPGRDFLLGTTNVGRDIFSQLIYGARPALTVGFAAAVAVTLLGTAVGIVAGYSGGWIDGVLMRLADVAFGIPFLPLVIVLVAFLGPSLWNIVFTMALLLWKDTARVVRAQVLSLRERGFVDAARVLGASPVRIMLEHIAPNVLPIALLYGSLAVGWGILTEAAVSFLGFGDSTQISWGFMLQDAYVSQALSSGAFNWFVPPGVCIMLVVMAGYFISRGYEELLFPRLRRQ
- a CDS encoding ABC transporter ATP-binding protein produces the protein MALLAIQDLTVEYRLRRGMRRAVDGVTLEVRSGEILGLVGESGCGKTTLGRAIIRVLPRNARIAGGRLLFENVDLAALGETEMREYRWRKIAMVPQASMDSLDPVYRLGDQFVEVLTVTGGVPRAAARERAAALCDHVGLDRRRLASFPHELSGGMRQRAAIAMALALHPRLVLADEPVTALDVVVQHHVLRRLRGLTGELGLSVVLITHDISVIAQTCDRMAVMYAGTIVELGATADVFAGPIHPYTMGLQNSFPNLVRPQDTLIPIEGSPPDLIDPPPGCRFAPRCPFAVDRCRVENPALRELAPGRWAACHRADEAAGLRVQSKDARRWRAAVS